From Firmicutes bacterium HGW-Firmicutes-1, the proteins below share one genomic window:
- a CDS encoding site-specific tyrosine recombinase XerD encodes MEKSTQEFLVYLQHTKGASINTIQSYKRDLKNLVCYLTKNSLRDLKKITSTQLNAYFIELEKEGRATSTISRNVASIHSFFQFLVKSGMIDNDPSEVISAPKIDRKMPKTLSLEEVDLLLNQPFDTDNKGIRDKAMLELLYATGIRVSELINLKETDINIPMGYIICSDKNNNKERVIPMGNVAQYALSNYIKTSRAAMVKNPEEEMLFVNCLGSSMSRQGFWKIIKSYANKANINKIITPHILRHSFASHLVENGADLRSVQEMLGHSDISTTQVYAKMNNYKLKEVYARAHPRA; translated from the coding sequence ATGGAAAAATCTACTCAAGAATTTCTGGTTTATCTACAACATACAAAGGGTGCTTCTATCAATACAATACAATCATATAAGAGAGACTTGAAAAATTTAGTATGCTATTTAACTAAGAATAGTTTAAGAGATCTTAAAAAGATTACTTCAACGCAGTTAAATGCTTATTTTATCGAATTAGAAAAAGAGGGACGAGCTACTTCTACGATTTCAAGAAATGTTGCCTCAATTCATTCTTTTTTTCAGTTTTTGGTTAAAAGCGGTATGATTGATAATGATCCTAGCGAGGTAATTAGCGCACCCAAAATTGATAGGAAGATGCCAAAAACATTATCACTTGAAGAAGTTGATCTACTATTAAATCAACCTTTTGATACTGATAACAAAGGCATTCGTGATAAAGCAATGCTTGAACTCTTGTATGCAACAGGAATTCGTGTTTCAGAATTGATTAATCTTAAAGAAACTGATATAAATATTCCAATGGGCTACATCATATGCTCTGATAAAAATAACAATAAGGAACGAGTCATTCCTATGGGGAATGTCGCTCAATATGCCCTTAGTAATTATATTAAGACCTCTAGAGCAGCCATGGTTAAGAACCCAGAAGAAGAGATGTTATTTGTAAATTGCTTAGGTTCATCAATGAGTCGGCAAGGCTTTTGGAAAATCATTAAGAGCTATGCAAACAAAGCAAATATTAATAAGATCATTACACCACACATTTTGAGACATTCTTTTGCTAGTCATTTAGTAGAAAATGGTGCTGACCTTAGGTCGGTTCAAGAAATGCTAGGACATTCAGATATATCTACGACTCAAGTATATGCAAAAATGAATAATTATAAGTTAAAGGAAGTCTATGCTAGGGCACATCCTAGAGCTTAA
- a CDS encoding phosphopentomutase — translation MIDRVIWIILDSVGIGELPDADQFGDVGSNTLENIAKATKLDLPNLYKLGLGNIDGVVHLGRVDKPIGIYGKMAEISNGKDTTIGHWEMSGVYSPHPLPTYPNGFPDEIITPFIEQTGREILANKPASGTQILEELGEEHMKTGKLIVYTSADSVFQIAAHEDVVPIDELYKYCSIARELLKNEHAVARVIARPFIGEPGSFKRTSNRRDYSLLPPNKTILDLVKESGKDVIAVGKIEDIFCGQGITEAVHTKDNMDGVDQTIQYMKQNNSGLIFTNLVEFDSSWGHRNDVQAYANGLMAFDKRLNEIMDEMKDSDILIMNADHGCDPTTESTDHSREYIPFIAFGNELKKGVNIGIRKSFADIGQTISEIFDLPKLPVGESFYLDIKKD, via the coding sequence ATGATTGATAGAGTAATATGGATAATTTTAGACAGTGTTGGAATTGGTGAGTTGCCAGATGCCGATCAATTTGGAGATGTAGGTAGTAATACCTTAGAAAATATTGCTAAGGCTACTAAGCTTGATTTGCCCAATTTGTATAAATTAGGATTAGGAAATATAGATGGTGTTGTACATTTAGGAAGAGTAGACAAACCAATTGGTATATATGGTAAGATGGCCGAGATATCCAATGGAAAGGATACTACGATTGGTCATTGGGAAATGTCAGGAGTATATTCTCCTCATCCTTTACCAACCTATCCAAATGGATTTCCAGATGAAATTATTACTCCATTTATTGAGCAAACTGGCAGGGAGATTCTTGCTAATAAGCCTGCATCAGGCACACAGATTCTTGAAGAGCTAGGCGAAGAACATATGAAGACGGGAAAGTTAATTGTTTATACATCTGCTGATAGTGTTTTCCAAATTGCAGCACATGAAGATGTTGTACCAATTGATGAATTATATAAATATTGTAGTATTGCTAGAGAATTACTTAAGAATGAACACGCTGTTGCGAGAGTAATTGCTAGACCATTTATCGGAGAGCCAGGAAGCTTCAAGAGAACTTCTAATCGTAGAGACTATTCTTTGCTGCCTCCTAATAAAACAATATTAGACTTGGTCAAGGAAAGTGGCAAGGATGTTATAGCTGTAGGCAAAATCGAAGATATTTTTTGCGGTCAAGGAATTACAGAAGCTGTTCATACAAAGGACAATATGGACGGTGTTGATCAGACAATTCAATATATGAAACAAAATAATTCAGGGCTAATTTTTACCAATTTAGTAGAATTTGATTCTAGTTGGGGACATAGGAATGATGTTCAGGCTTATGCAAATGGATTAATGGCTTTTGATAAAAGATTAAATGAAATTATGGATGAAATGAAAGATTCAGATATTCTAATTATGAATGCAGATCATGGGTGTGATCCTACAACGGAGAGTACAGACCATTCAAGGGAATATATACCATTTATTGCATTTGGAAATGAATTAAAGAAGGGTGTTAATATTGGAATAAGGAAATCTTTTGCAGATATAGGTCAAACGATTAGCGAAATTTTTGATTTACCTAAGCTACCTGTAGGGGAAAGCTTTTATCTAGATATAAAAAAGGACTAA
- the deoA gene encoding pyrimidine-nucleoside phosphorylase (Catalyzes the reversible phosphorolysis of thymidine, deoxyuridine and their analogues to their respective bases and 2-deoxyribose 1-phosphate): MRMYDLIEKKKMGHTLTEEEIHFIIDGFTNETIPDYQMSALLMAIYFQGMSEQETLSLTMAMAKSGDMLDLSEIEGIKVDKHSTGGVGDKTSLILAPMVAALGIPVAKMSGRGLGHTGGTIDKLDSFPGLSTKLSKEKFIENVNTIKMAIAGQTANLAPADKKIYALRDVTATVDNISLIASSIMSKKIASGSDGIVLDVKTGSGAFMKEEEDAFKLAVEMVNIGNGLDRETIAVISDMNQPLGKSIGNALEVIEAIQTLKGEGPADLLEICLQLGSYMVVIAGKAKTPEEGVQLLLETINSGTAYNKFKQFVEAQGGDASYVDEIDKLPKASIVEEVTLSVSGYIKTIDTEELGFATMMLGGGRETKDSEIDLAVGYMIEKKIGDYVSKGEPIAFIHGNDKEKMEASKKRFVSAFTLSDVPTLPTKFIKGIVTKNGINRF; the protein is encoded by the coding sequence ATGAGAATGTATGATTTAATTGAAAAGAAAAAGATGGGACATACTTTAACAGAAGAAGAAATCCATTTTATCATTGATGGTTTTACAAATGAAACAATTCCAGATTATCAAATGTCGGCACTTTTAATGGCTATCTATTTTCAAGGTATGAGCGAACAAGAAACCTTATCACTTACAATGGCTATGGCGAAAAGTGGAGATATGTTAGACTTATCTGAAATAGAAGGTATTAAAGTTGATAAGCATAGTACTGGAGGTGTGGGGGATAAGACGTCTCTCATCTTAGCACCTATGGTTGCAGCCTTAGGGATACCTGTTGCAAAAATGTCTGGACGAGGTCTTGGTCACACGGGCGGAACAATCGATAAATTAGATTCCTTTCCAGGACTTAGTACGAAGCTAAGTAAAGAAAAATTCATTGAAAATGTGAATACAATTAAGATGGCGATTGCAGGACAGACTGCTAATCTTGCCCCTGCAGACAAAAAAATATATGCGTTAAGAGATGTAACCGCAACGGTGGATAATATTTCTTTAATTGCAAGTAGTATTATGAGTAAAAAAATCGCATCTGGATCAGATGGCATTGTTTTAGATGTTAAAACTGGATCGGGCGCTTTTATGAAGGAAGAAGAGGATGCATTTAAGCTTGCAGTGGAAATGGTGAACATAGGTAATGGCTTAGACAGAGAGACAATTGCAGTTATTTCTGATATGAATCAACCGTTGGGGAAATCAATAGGCAATGCACTTGAAGTTATTGAGGCAATTCAAACTCTTAAAGGTGAAGGTCCTGCAGATTTATTAGAGATATGTTTACAATTAGGTAGTTATATGGTTGTAATTGCAGGTAAAGCAAAAACTCCGGAAGAAGGAGTTCAATTGTTGCTTGAAACGATCAACAGTGGAACAGCTTACAATAAATTTAAGCAATTTGTTGAAGCTCAAGGCGGCGATGCTAGTTATGTGGATGAAATAGATAAATTACCCAAAGCATCAATTGTTGAGGAGGTAACATTATCTGTTTCAGGATATATCAAAACGATTGATACTGAAGAACTTGGATTTGCGACGATGATGCTTGGTGGAGGAAGAGAAACAAAAGATAGTGAAATAGATTTGGCGGTTGGTTATATGATAGAGAAAAAAATAGGTGATTATGTTTCAAAAGGAGAGCCAATTGCATTTATTCATGGTAATGATAAGGAAAAAATGGAAGCCTCTAAAAAACGCTTTGTCAGTGCTTTTACACTGAGTGATGTACCAACGCTTCCTACGAAGTTCATCAAGGGAATAGTTACCAAAAATGGAATAAATAGATTTTAA
- a CDS encoding D-alanyl-D-alanine carboxypeptidase encodes MIKRGIIVVFGVLILFSGIFALNISAINTLSQTKEGDVLKLTSQSAVLMEPLTKTVIYEKNSHERLKPASVTKIMTLLLIYDAVEAGKIGWDDEVVISETASGMGGSQVYLETNEVQTVATLTKCIAVASANDGSVAMAEYIGGSEIGFVQMMNDKAEALGMVDTNFENASGLDSDNHYTSAYDIALMARELTVKYPEIFDISTIWMDTIIHNTKRGAEEFGLTNTNKLLQWYDGATGLKTGSTSLAKYCLAGTATRNDLDLIAVVMAAPDFKVRFKEVMSMFDYGFALCRKYKDNVVNQDMGSLKVRRGILEEIKVFAKEDFNYVMMDTKYDESKIKKQVILPEYIEAPVVKSQKVGDLIYTYDGKEIGRVDIVVLDDVNKAKFSDYLKNVFEKYVN; translated from the coding sequence ATGATTAAAAGAGGAATAATAGTAGTTTTTGGAGTTTTGATTTTGTTTTCTGGCATTTTTGCCCTCAATATATCTGCAATTAATACGCTATCTCAGACTAAGGAAGGAGATGTATTAAAGCTCACATCTCAGTCAGCTGTATTGATGGAACCTTTAACAAAAACAGTGATTTATGAAAAGAACAGTCATGAAAGATTGAAGCCAGCAAGTGTAACAAAAATAATGACTTTATTATTGATTTATGATGCGGTAGAAGCAGGTAAGATTGGTTGGGATGATGAGGTTGTAATAAGTGAAACTGCATCAGGTATGGGTGGTTCACAAGTATATTTAGAGACGAATGAAGTACAAACCGTTGCAACTTTGACCAAGTGTATCGCAGTAGCTTCTGCAAATGATGGTTCTGTAGCGATGGCAGAGTATATTGGTGGATCAGAGATAGGGTTTGTTCAAATGATGAACGATAAAGCCGAGGCCTTAGGAATGGTAGATACGAACTTTGAAAATGCTTCTGGACTAGACTCGGATAACCATTATACAAGTGCATATGATATCGCTTTGATGGCTAGAGAGTTAACTGTTAAATATCCAGAAATCTTTGATATTTCTACAATTTGGATGGATACCATTATTCATAATACCAAAAGAGGTGCTGAGGAATTTGGACTAACCAATACGAATAAACTACTTCAATGGTATGATGGAGCGACAGGTTTAAAAACAGGCTCAACTAGTTTAGCAAAATATTGCTTAGCAGGAACTGCAACACGAAATGATTTAGATCTTATAGCAGTAGTAATGGCAGCACCAGATTTTAAGGTTAGATTTAAAGAAGTTATGAGCATGTTTGATTATGGATTTGCTCTTTGTAGAAAATACAAGGATAACGTAGTAAACCAAGATATGGGCTCCTTGAAAGTTAGAAGAGGCATCTTAGAAGAGATTAAAGTGTTTGCTAAAGAAGATTTCAATTATGTAATGATGGATACAAAGTATGATGAAAGCAAAATAAAAAAACAAGTCATTTTACCAGAGTATATAGAGGCTCCAGTAGTAAAAAGTCAAAAGGTTGGAGATTTAATCTATACCTACGATGGAAAAGAAATTGGTAGAGTGGATATTGTAGTATTGGATGATGTGAATAAAGCAAAGTTTAGTGATTATTTGAAAAATGTATTTGAAAAATATGTAAACTAA
- a CDS encoding LL-diaminopimelate aminotransferase (produces methionine from 2-keto-4-methylthiobutyrate and glutamine in vitro; mutations do not affect methionine salvage in vivo however) yields the protein MVFAQKMQQLESAVFTQQEALKRDLLSKGIEIFNFSVGTPDLPPPDHVMKVLSEESAKACNYKYAIKDSEELVDAVIGWYRKRFNVSLERDEILGLNGSQDALAHTALGLINPGEVVLIQDPHYPIFFVGPHLSGADIVTMPMLEENNYLIDFNQISNTVAHDAKMMVISYPNNPVTALAPYEFYEELVWFAKKYEIKVIHDNAYCELVYDGKKAGSFLNVPGAKDIGIELNSLSKSYNMPGCRISFALGNREIIKKLATIKSHIDYGIFIPIQKAAIAAITGPDDCIMNTVRTYEKRRDTLVNGFTEIGWPMLKPEATMFVWSKIPDGFLNSEQFVHEMIKQTGVFTVPGSAFGKMGEGYVRFALVDTEEKIKRAIQKVGAWLESRNA from the coding sequence ATGGTTTTTGCACAAAAAATGCAACAATTAGAATCTGCAGTTTTTACGCAACAAGAAGCGTTGAAAAGAGATTTGTTATCAAAAGGTATAGAAATTTTCAATTTTAGTGTTGGGACACCAGACTTGCCTCCGCCAGATCATGTTATGAAGGTGTTAAGTGAGGAAAGTGCAAAAGCTTGTAACTACAAATATGCAATTAAAGACAGTGAAGAGTTAGTGGATGCTGTGATAGGTTGGTATAGAAAGAGATTTAATGTTAGCCTAGAAAGAGATGAGATATTGGGTTTAAATGGATCACAGGATGCCCTTGCCCATACTGCGCTTGGTTTGATTAACCCTGGTGAAGTCGTATTGATACAAGACCCACATTATCCTATCTTTTTTGTTGGCCCCCATTTATCTGGTGCTGATATTGTTACGATGCCGATGCTAGAGGAAAACAATTATTTAATTGATTTTAATCAAATAAGCAATACCGTAGCCCATGATGCGAAGATGATGGTGATATCCTATCCCAATAACCCAGTTACTGCTTTAGCACCCTATGAATTTTATGAAGAATTGGTTTGGTTTGCAAAAAAATACGAGATTAAGGTTATACATGACAATGCCTATTGTGAACTTGTGTACGATGGCAAAAAAGCTGGGAGTTTTTTAAATGTGCCAGGTGCAAAGGACATCGGAATTGAGCTTAATTCTTTGTCAAAATCATATAATATGCCTGGATGTAGAATCTCTTTTGCATTAGGAAATAGAGAAATTATCAAGAAGCTTGCAACGATAAAATCACATATAGATTATGGCATTTTTATTCCTATTCAAAAAGCAGCAATAGCAGCCATTACAGGTCCCGATGATTGTATTATGAATACTGTTCGTACATATGAAAAAAGAAGAGATACTTTAGTAAATGGCTTTACTGAAATTGGATGGCCAATGTTAAAACCAGAAGCAACGATGTTTGTCTGGAGTAAGATCCCTGATGGATTTTTAAATTCAGAGCAATTTGTTCATGAGATGATAAAGCAGACAGGTGTTTTTACCGTACCTGGTTCAGCTTTTGGAAAGATGGGAGAAGGTTATGTCAGGTTTGCTTTGGTTGATACAGAAGAAAAAATCAAAAGGGCAATACAAAAAGTAGGCGCTTGGTTGGAATCAAGAAACGCATAA
- a CDS encoding spore coat associated protein CotJA — translation MYQKQFANPDCLYGKMDPQFQLARAYVPFQVLGDVYGPAEALCKGTLFPKLYMPYHF, via the coding sequence ATGTATCAAAAACAATTTGCAAACCCTGATTGTTTATATGGAAAAATGGACCCTCAATTTCAATTAGCACGTGCGTATGTTCCATTTCAAGTATTAGGTGATGTTTATGGCCCGGCCGAAGCACTTTGTAAAGGAACATTATTCCCAAAATTATATATGCCCTATCATTTTTAA
- a CDS encoding spore coat protein CotJB produces MHNDQLVMLKELMEVGFCTIEMSLFLDTHPTDERAVGLHNSYAIRYKELTDAYNMKYGPLTSNDLSKCPWEFIAGPWPWEIDYINCCI; encoded by the coding sequence ATGCATAACGATCAATTGGTCATGTTAAAAGAACTCATGGAAGTGGGTTTTTGTACTATTGAGATGTCTCTATTTTTAGATACACATCCTACTGATGAAAGAGCTGTTGGACTTCATAATTCATATGCGATTCGTTATAAAGAGTTAACTGATGCGTACAATATGAAGTATGGCCCTTTAACTTCAAATGATTTAAGTAAATGCCCTTGGGAATTTATAGCGGGTCCGTGGCCTTGGGAAATTGATTATATTAATTGTTGTATATAG
- a CDS encoding manganese containing catalase: MWIYEKKLEYPVRVDTCDPALASLILEQFGGPDGELSAGIRYLSQRWTMPTDQAKGILTDIGTEELAPRGYPLYHQINFQPGLIL, translated from the coding sequence ATGTGGATTTATGAAAAGAAGCTCGAATACCCAGTTAGGGTAGATACCTGTGATCCAGCTTTAGCGTCATTGATATTAGAACAATTTGGAGGACCAGATGGTGAACTATCTGCAGGTATTCGTTACCTCAGTCAACGTTGGACGATGCCTACTGATCAAGCAAAGGGTATTTTAACAGATATAGGAACTGAAGAATTAGCCCCAAGAGGTTATCCGTTATATCACCAGATTAATTTTCAACCAGGCTTGATATTATAG
- a CDS encoding recombinase family protein, whose amino-acid sequence MQYCMYLRKSRADMDAEAHGEGETLARHERVLIELSRRLNKPVTKIFREVVSGETIIARPEMQKLLSEVEQSIWDGVLVMEVERLARGDTIDQGLVAQTFKYSNTQIITPMKTYDPNNEYDEEYFEFGLFMSRREFKTINRRLQRGRLESVKEGKYVGNRPPYGYTRIKIEHGKGFTLEPIENEAEIVQLIYKLYTYGEIESNGAPKRIGVSLIARKLNEMKVMSKTGKIWTQSTIRDILINPVYNGMIRWNWRPSVKKMVDGHMVKERPRKTDYILTKGIHHAIIDESIWQLAQEYMSHNPSQPIPHRKKVMNPLSGLIICGKCGRKMVRRPLNHTSYKFDYLMCSEPSCSTVSSPLNYVEDRVLQGLEEILNAYKLKWENSESENNIELDIKRKAILKFDVELKNLELQLSNLHDLLEREVYSIDTFLDRSKIISERIKQIKQDLEIINKSIEMDEQRENNKKSIIPKIQTILEVYRTLDDPYQKNVILKDVDQIILHLLYIL is encoded by the coding sequence ATGCAATACTGTATGTATTTAAGAAAATCTCGTGCCGATATGGATGCAGAAGCACATGGCGAAGGTGAAACTCTAGCTCGCCACGAAAGGGTTCTTATTGAGCTTTCTAGACGTCTTAACAAGCCTGTTACAAAAATATTTAGAGAAGTTGTATCTGGTGAAACCATTATAGCAAGACCCGAGATGCAAAAACTTTTAAGTGAAGTTGAACAAAGCATCTGGGATGGTGTACTCGTAATGGAAGTCGAGCGTTTAGCTCGTGGTGATACTATTGATCAAGGCTTAGTCGCACAAACATTTAAATACTCAAATACACAAATCATTACTCCAATGAAAACTTATGATCCAAATAATGAATATGATGAGGAGTACTTTGAGTTTGGTCTTTTTATGTCTAGGCGTGAATTCAAGACAATTAATAGACGTCTTCAACGCGGAAGGTTGGAATCAGTTAAAGAAGGAAAATATGTAGGTAATCGTCCTCCTTATGGCTATACGCGTATAAAGATAGAACATGGAAAGGGCTTCACCTTAGAACCAATAGAAAATGAAGCTGAAATAGTTCAGCTTATTTATAAATTATATACTTATGGAGAGATTGAATCAAATGGTGCTCCAAAAAGAATAGGTGTATCTTTAATTGCACGTAAACTGAATGAAATGAAGGTAATGTCCAAGACTGGAAAAATATGGACACAATCAACTATTAGAGATATTTTGATTAATCCGGTATACAACGGTATGATTAGATGGAACTGGCGACCATCTGTTAAAAAAATGGTTGATGGTCATATGGTTAAAGAACGTCCACGAAAAACAGACTATATTCTCACAAAGGGAATTCATCATGCAATAATTGACGAATCTATCTGGCAATTAGCTCAAGAGTATATGTCTCATAATCCATCTCAGCCCATACCTCACCGAAAAAAGGTTATGAATCCCCTTTCAGGACTTATTATTTGTGGTAAATGCGGCAGAAAAATGGTTAGAAGACCTTTGAATCACACATCTTACAAATTTGACTATTTGATGTGTTCTGAGCCATCATGCAGCACAGTATCCTCTCCCCTCAATTACGTTGAGGATCGAGTATTGCAAGGACTTGAAGAGATATTAAATGCCTATAAGTTAAAATGGGAAAATTCAGAAAGTGAAAATAACATTGAATTAGATATTAAGAGAAAGGCTATTTTAAAGTTTGATGTTGAATTAAAAAATTTAGAGTTACAATTGAGTAATCTTCATGACCTGCTTGAACGTGAAGTTTATAGCATAGATACTTTTTTAGATCGTTCTAAAATTATTTCTGAACGTATAAAACAGATAAAGCAAGATCTTGAAATAATTAATAAAAGTATAGAAATGGATGAACAACGTGAAAATAATAAAAAGAGTATTATTCCAAAAATTCAAACAATCTTAGAAGTGTATCGAACTTTAGATGATCCATATCAAAAAAATGTTATATTAAAAGATGTCGATCAGATAATTTTGCACTTACTATATATCCTATAA
- a CDS encoding cytoplasmic protein: MGLLDSLMGNASQVDNKIVEKELSPLLANGETILKAFAVFRDMFIFTNKRLILADKQGLTGSKVEYHSIPYKSITHFAVETAGTFDNDSELKIWISGNSTPIQKEFKKNTNIKDVQTMLANCIFN; this comes from the coding sequence ATGGGATTATTAGATTCATTAATGGGAAATGCATCTCAGGTAGATAATAAGATAGTTGAAAAGGAACTTTCTCCGCTACTAGCTAATGGTGAAACCATATTGAAGGCTTTCGCAGTATTTAGAGATATGTTTATTTTTACAAATAAACGTCTTATTTTAGCAGATAAGCAAGGGCTTACTGGATCAAAAGTTGAATATCATTCTATCCCCTACAAAAGTATCACTCACTTTGCTGTAGAAACTGCAGGTACTTTTGATAATGATTCAGAACTTAAGATATGGATTTCTGGTAACTCAACCCCTATACAAAAAGAATTTAAAAAGAATACTAACATTAAAGACGTTCAAACCATGCTAGCAAATTGTATATTCAATTAA
- a CDS encoding XRE family transcriptional regulator: MLKNRLKQEREKRDLSQRELSQMINVSQQTIGSWETGRTEPNSDTLQQLANFFGVSVDYLLGRSIDGQSLQMNSEDNKEDLKEKFYQLLDILKNNDINIFNGKEMQRQTQFELFSDIKSALENAEKMEELRKKTEE, from the coding sequence ATGCTAAAAAACAGATTAAAACAGGAACGCGAAAAAAGAGATTTAAGCCAAAGAGAACTAAGTCAAATGATAAATGTATCTCAGCAAACCATTGGAAGTTGGGAAACAGGAAGAACTGAACCTAATAGTGATACATTACAACAACTAGCTAATTTTTTTGGAGTTTCAGTAGATTATCTTTTGGGTAGAAGTATCGACGGTCAATCATTACAAATGAATAGCGAAGATAATAAAGAAGATTTGAAAGAAAAATTTTATCAATTATTAGATATCCTTAAAAACAATGATATCAATATATTTAATGGCAAGGAAATGCAAAGACAAACTCAATTTGAACTATTCAGTGACATAAAAAGCGCATTAGAAAATGCTGAAAAAATGGAAGAATTAAGAAAGAAAACAGAAGAATAA
- a CDS encoding XRE family transcriptional regulator: MKNLIAELRNNKNLSQLELAEMLNVTQQTLSSWEIGRTIPKPYQMQYLEDILGEKKENIFFEDFNYKMKLIPSLKLKILIKSK, translated from the coding sequence CTGAAAAATTTAATCGCAGAACTTAGAAATAATAAAAATTTAAGTCAGTTAGAACTTGCCGAAATGCTAAATGTTACGCAGCAGACACTAAGTTCTTGGGAAATAGGAAGAACAATACCCAAACCTTATCAAATGCAATATTTAGAGGATATATTGGGAGAGAAAAAAGAGAATATTTTTTTTGAAGACTTTAACTACAAAATGAAGTTAATTCCTAGTTTGAAATTAAAGATATTGATCAAAAGCAAGTAA
- a CDS encoding ATP-binding protein, which yields MPKTFEEMLKEKQLANLQKNSSSHIKDQSKILSPTFKCPICKDVGAVLYKVKDKFGKEYDYANPCECRTGRIKECRLLFANIPDEFKNLTINSFETNIYKNQAFEAVQVKKICANYVNNFQEMKEKGKGLYLHSETKGSGKTRMAISIANAIINYKNTAAKFTTAIRIIEEIKRTFNDDLADKNVIRDLQRIDVLVIDDIGTERNKPFVNEQFYSILDERLINRKVTIFTSNCAIEDLEIDDRIVNRIQKMAVPIRFPEESIRWDLAIEENESIITDLLKP from the coding sequence ATGCCAAAGACGTTCGAAGAGATGCTGAAGGAAAAACAGCTAGCCAACTTGCAGAAGAACTCATCAAGTCACATAAAGGACCAATCGAAGATATTGTCACCAACTTTTAAATGTCCAATATGTAAGGATGTTGGGGCTGTATTATACAAAGTCAAAGATAAGTTTGGAAAGGAATATGATTATGCTAATCCATGCGAATGTAGGACTGGAAGAATAAAAGAATGTAGATTACTATTTGCAAATATTCCAGACGAATTTAAAAATCTTACTATCAATAGTTTTGAAACGAATATTTATAAAAATCAAGCCTTTGAAGCTGTTCAGGTAAAAAAAATCTGTGCTAACTATGTTAATAACTTTCAAGAAATGAAAGAAAAAGGAAAAGGCTTGTATTTACACAGTGAGACTAAAGGTAGTGGAAAAACAAGGATGGCAATTAGTATAGCAAATGCAATTATAAATTATAAAAATACAGCTGCTAAGTTCACGACAGCAATAAGGATTATCGAAGAAATTAAAAGAACATTTAATGATGATCTTGCTGATAAGAATGTTATTCGAGATTTACAAAGAATAGATGTTTTGGTTATTGATGATATAGGAACAGAACGTAACAAACCCTTTGTAAACGAACAATTTTATTCAATACTTGATGAACGACTTATAAATAGAAAAGTAACTATATTTACATCAAATTGTGCGATCGAAGATTTAGAAATTGATGATAGAATTGTAAATCGTATTCAAAAAATGGCGGTACCCATAAGGTTTCCCGAAGAAAGTATCAGATGGGATTTAGCAATTGAAGAGAATGAAAGTATTATTACAGATCTATTAAAACCTTGA